The Hymenobacter baengnokdamensis genome includes a region encoding these proteins:
- a CDS encoding FKBP-type peptidyl-prolyl cis-trans isomerase, translating to MDSRQMRPEPLPVPLGPTVPRGSIEEAMSLLLPGDSAVFRFNADTVFTKSLRQPVPLFIKRSGNALRLTVAAKQLLTPAQMEARQKAMLDEQQRQLKARAAKQLVKDDALILAYIKKNKLTTKAKKTLGGTWYVITLRGKGALPKTGQTVSVKYRGTLLATGKEFDSTAKHGNTPFDFVLGQGQVIKGWDQGIAVLPKGSKAVLLIPSPLGYGERGAGGDIPANSVLRFEVELVGVK from the coding sequence ATGGACTCGCGGCAGATGCGGCCCGAGCCGCTACCCGTGCCGCTGGGCCCCACGGTGCCGCGCGGCAGCATTGAAGAAGCCATGAGCCTGCTGCTGCCCGGCGACAGCGCCGTGTTTCGCTTCAATGCCGATACGGTGTTTACCAAGTCGTTGCGGCAGCCGGTGCCGCTGTTTATCAAGCGCTCGGGCAATGCCCTGCGCCTGACGGTGGCCGCCAAACAGCTCCTCACGCCCGCACAGATGGAGGCTCGCCAAAAAGCTATGCTCGACGAGCAGCAGCGCCAACTCAAGGCCCGCGCGGCCAAGCAGCTGGTGAAGGACGACGCGCTTATTCTGGCCTATATCAAAAAGAACAAGCTGACTACTAAAGCTAAGAAGACCCTGGGCGGCACCTGGTACGTGATTACGCTGCGCGGCAAGGGCGCACTTCCCAAAACCGGGCAAACGGTAAGCGTAAAGTACCGGGGCACGCTGCTGGCTACCGGCAAAGAGTTTGACTCGACTGCCAAGCACGGCAACACGCCCTTCGACTTCGTGCTGGGCCAGGGCCAGGTAATTAAGGGCTGGGACCAGGGCATTGCCGTACTGCCCAAGGGCAGCAAGGCCGTGCTGCTTATCCCCTCCCCGCTCGGCTACGGCGAGCGCGGCGCGGGCGGCGATATTCCTGCCAACTCAGTTCTGCGCTTCGAGGTAGAGCTGGTGGGGGTGAAGTAA
- a CDS encoding FKBP-type peptidyl-prolyl cis-trans isomerase, whose protein sequence is MQFSLRPGVARQLALAAGVLSVASFLSSCTKGGGDFAKTKSGIEYKIFKNVGGKYESREVAGGEDASYKDRVGKVMSAHIEYLTSGDSVMMKSRERQFGIPVRIPLETLTAKQMGAEPEAFSLLQPGDSGVFRFNADTLYKRNAHQLAPANLKKKGNFIILTVKAVALQTRDAAMAEAMADQQKMMAEQQRQMRAYAATQDKADDAVLQDYIKKNNLTNAKKDPSGSGVYIITTQPGTGPNAKAGQIVTVQYRGLLLDGKEFDASAKHGGQPFSFPLGRGQVIPGWDAALAQLNKGSKATILIPSSLAYGKQGSPPAIPANSPLRFDIELTDVKDAPAQAQAPAMAPPAGR, encoded by the coding sequence ATGCAGTTTTCTCTCCGGCCCGGCGTGGCCCGGCAACTGGCCCTGGCGGCTGGTGTGCTCAGCGTAGCTTCCTTCCTGTCTTCGTGTACTAAAGGTGGAGGCGACTTTGCCAAAACGAAGTCGGGCATCGAGTACAAGATTTTCAAAAATGTCGGCGGCAAGTATGAGTCGCGCGAGGTAGCGGGTGGCGAAGACGCCAGCTACAAAGACCGCGTGGGCAAGGTAATGTCGGCCCACATTGAGTACCTCACTTCGGGCGACTCGGTCATGATGAAATCGCGTGAGCGCCAGTTCGGCATTCCGGTGCGCATTCCGCTCGAAACCCTGACTGCCAAGCAAATGGGCGCTGAGCCCGAGGCTTTCTCGCTGCTCCAGCCCGGCGACAGCGGGGTATTCCGCTTCAATGCCGACACGCTGTACAAGCGCAATGCCCACCAGCTGGCCCCGGCTAACCTGAAGAAGAAAGGCAACTTTATTATCCTCACGGTGAAGGCCGTAGCCTTACAAACCCGCGACGCGGCAATGGCCGAAGCCATGGCCGACCAGCAGAAGATGATGGCCGAGCAGCAGCGCCAGATGCGCGCCTACGCCGCCACCCAGGACAAGGCCGATGACGCCGTGCTCCAGGACTACATCAAGAAAAACAACCTGACCAACGCCAAGAAAGACCCCAGTGGCAGCGGCGTCTACATTATCACCACGCAGCCCGGCACTGGCCCCAACGCCAAAGCCGGCCAGATTGTGACGGTGCAGTACCGCGGGCTGCTGCTCGACGGCAAGGAGTTTGATGCCTCGGCCAAGCACGGCGGGCAGCCATTCTCGTTCCCGCTGGGCCGGGGCCAGGTTATTCCGGGCTGGGATGCCGCGCTGGCGCAGCTCAACAAAGGCAGCAAGGCTACCATCCTCATCCCGTCGTCGCTGGCGTATGGCAAGCAGGGCTCGCCGCCCGCCATTCCGGCCAACTCGCCCCTGCGCTTCGATATCGAGCTCACCGACGTAAAGGATGCTCCGGCGCAGGCCCAGGCCCCGGCAATGGCCCCGCCGGCCGGCCGCTAG
- the recO gene encoding DNA repair protein RecO translates to MLIKTRGIVLSYLKYRESSIIARVYTEQRGVQSYLVNGVRRAKPPGRIALFQPLTLLELVAYVPRQGGGLTRLAEFRCAEPFRSLPYEMRKSSVALFLSEVLSKSVREEEENPALFRFLHDSILAFDEQDAGVENFALLFLLHLAGYLGFGAETGAEITDQVAMAGAAPAGSGFSSGPATLRLREFEHYFDELLRTPAAATIPNGQVRRELLAVLMRYYQLHVENLGDIKSLEILSDVLGG, encoded by the coding sequence ATGCTAATCAAAACCCGCGGTATTGTTCTGAGCTACCTCAAATATCGTGAAAGTAGTATAATTGCCCGCGTTTATACCGAGCAGCGCGGAGTGCAGAGCTACCTCGTAAACGGGGTGCGCCGCGCCAAGCCGCCGGGGCGCATTGCCCTGTTTCAGCCGCTCACGCTGCTCGAGCTGGTGGCCTACGTGCCCCGCCAGGGCGGCGGCCTCACGCGCCTGGCCGAGTTTCGCTGTGCCGAGCCGTTTCGGTCGCTGCCCTACGAGATGCGCAAAAGCAGCGTGGCGCTGTTTCTGTCGGAAGTGCTGAGCAAGTCGGTGCGGGAGGAAGAGGAAAACCCGGCGCTGTTCCGCTTTCTGCACGATTCCATTCTGGCATTCGATGAGCAGGACGCGGGCGTCGAAAACTTTGCTCTGCTGTTTCTGCTGCATCTGGCCGGCTATCTGGGTTTTGGGGCCGAAACCGGCGCCGAAATCACTGACCAGGTAGCTATGGCCGGCGCGGCCCCGGCGGGCAGCGGCTTTAGCAGCGGCCCGGCCACCTTACGCCTGCGCGAGTTTGAGCATTACTTTGATGAGCTGCTCCGCACGCCGGCCGCCGCCACCATCCCCAATGGCCAGGTGCGCCGCGAGCTGCTGGCCGTGCTCATGCGCTACTACCAGCTCCACGTCGAAAACCTGGGCGATATCAAGTCGCTCGAAATCCTGAGCGACGTGCTCGGCGGGTAG